One Paralichthys olivaceus isolate ysfri-2021 chromosome 8, ASM2471397v2, whole genome shotgun sequence genomic region harbors:
- the osbp gene encoding oxysterol-binding protein 1 isoform X4, with the protein MSEPKPPTPTPGDTYKGWLFKWTNYIKGYQRRWFVLSNGLLSYYRTQAEMGHTCRGTINLATANIAVEDSCNFVISNGGAQTYHLKASSEVERQRWITALELAKAKAVRMQAESDDSGDDCSTAPPTAGQGGGCRNSEIQSTLRTMGSKVEDLTTCNDLIVKHGSALQRSLSELEGIRVGGDMGEKIRQVTERATLFRITSNAMINACRDFLGMAQTHSKRWQKALMTERDQRIRLEETLEQLAKQHNHLERAFRGATVLPSSFSNPALGNKGGVSGKGDASDEDDDNEFFDAMEDPAEFITVPADPKYHRRSGSNLSGFSSETGIDDQSVNFDELSLASNPESPQSLELEPVRQRRTHIPDKPNYYLNLWSIMKNCIGKELSKIPMPVNFNEPLSMLQRLSEDLEYYELLDKGAKCQSSLEQMCYVAAFTVSSYSTTVHRTGKPFNPLLGETFELDRLRECGYRSLCEQVSHHPPAAAHHAISEKGWTLRQEISLASKFRGKYLSIMPLGSIQCLFDKSDNHYSWKKVTTTVHNIIVGKLWIDQSGEIDVVNHKTGDRCHLKFAPYSYFSRDVPRKVTGVVTDKDGKAHYVLSGTWDEKMELSRVMQSSKGENGTEGKQRTVYQTLKAKEIWRKNPLPEGAENMYFFSTLALTLNEFEEGVAPTDSRRRPDQRLMEDGRWDEANAEKQRLEEKQRTARREREREAVKVACSPEEADAQETGTEASEVTDETDTEDSPPHTPVASPHGPSLLPLLMDGKDGANGASVKSAHQDNYQALWFEKLDDPVSGETLHVYKGGYWEAKDQGSWEICPDIF; encoded by the exons ATGTCAGAGCCGAAGCCCCCGACTCCGACCCCTGGAGACACGTACAAGGGTTGGCTCTTCAAATGGACTAACTACATAAAAGGTTATCAGAGACGCTGGTTTGTTTTGAGCAATGGACTGCTGTCGTATTACAG GACCCAGGCAGAGATGGGTCACACATGCAGAGGCACCATCAACTTGGCCACGGCCAATATTGCTGTGGAGGACTCGTGCAATTTTGTCATTTCCAACGGCGGAGCGCAAACCTACCACCTGAAGGCCAGCTCAGAGGTGGAGCGACAGCGATGGATCACGGCGCTCGAGCTTGCCAAAGCAAAGGCTGTTCGCATGCAGGCCGAATCTG ATGACTCCGGTGACGATTGTTCCACAGCTCCACCCACCGCAGGACAGGGTGGGGGCTGCCGTAACTCAGAAATCCAGTCCACACTTCGAACAATGGGCAGCAAGGTGGAGGACCTCACCACCTGCAACGATCTCATTGTCAAGCATGGTTCTGCCCTTCAAAG GTCTTTGTCAGAACTGGAGGGGATTCGTGTTGGAGGCGACATGGGGGAGAAGATCAGACAAGTCACAGAGAGGGCCACACTGTTCCGAATCACCTCTAATGCCATGATCAAC GCATGTCGAGACTTCCTCGGCATGGCCCAGACCCACAGTAAGCGCTGGCAGAAGGCCTTAATGACCGAGAGAGACCAGAGGATACGGTTGGAGGAGACTCTGGAGCAGCTGGCTAAACAGCACAACCATTTGGAGCGAGCTTTCAGAGGAGCTACTGTTCTCCCCTCTTCATTCAGCAATCCCGCTTTAGGTAACAAAG GTGGTGTTTCAGGAAAGGGGGATGCCAGTGACGAGGATGATGACAATGAGTTCTTTGATGCTATGGAAGATCCAGCAGAGTTTATAACTGTCCCTGCTGACCCCAAGTATCACAG AAGATCTGGCAGTAATCTTAGTGGGTTCAGCAGTGAGACCGGGATTGACGatcagtctgtgaat TTTGATGAACTGTCTTTGGCATCTAATCCGGAGTCTCCTCAGTCTCTGGAGCTAGAGCCAGTTCGACAGAGACGGACTCATATTCCTGACAAGCCCAACTATTACCTCAATCTGTGGAGCATCATGAAGAATTGCATTGGAAAGGAGCTCTCAAAGATACCAATGCCT GTAAATTTCAATGAGCCCCTCTCCATGCTGCAACGTCTGTCCGAAGACCTGGAATACTACGAGCTGCTGGACAAGGGTGCTAAATGTCAGAGTTCTCTGGAGCAGATGTGTTACGTCGCCGCTTTCACGGTCTCCTCCTACTCTACGACTGTCCACCGCACAGGGAAACCCTTCAATCCACTGCTGGGAGAAACCTTTGAGCTCGACCGACTCAGAGAGTGTGGCTACCGCTCCCTGTGTGAGCAG GTGAGTCACCACccacctgctgcagctcatcatgccATCTCTGAGAAGGGTTGGACACTCAGACAGGAAATAAGTCTGGCCAGCAAGTTTAGAGGAAAATATCTCTCTATCATGCCCCTGG GTTCTatccagtgtttgtttgataagAGCGACAATCACTACTCTTGGAAAAAAGTAACTACAACAGTCCACAACATTATTGTGGGGAAACTGTGGATCGATCAG TCAGGGGAGATAGATGTGGTGAACCACAAGACAGGAGATCGCTGCCACCTCAAGTTTGCTCCCTACAGTTACTTCTCCAGAGATGTACCCAGAAAG GTAACCGGAGTAGTAACAGATAAGGATGGAAAGGCCCACTATGTGCTGTCAGGAACATGGGACGAGAAGATGGAGTTGTCTCGGGTAATGCAGAGCAGTAAAGGCGAGAACGGCACAGAGGGCAAACAGAGGACTGTGTATCAGACCCTCAAAGCCAAAGAAATCTggagaaagaacccattacc agagggagcagagaacATGTACTTCTTCTCCACACTGGCCTTGACTCTCAATGAATTTGAGGAGGGAGTGGCGCCAACAGACAGTCGTCGTCGCCCTGACCAGCGGTTAATGGAGGACGGCCGCTGGGACGAGGCTAACGCAGAGAAACAGAGGCTAGAAGAAAAACAGCGCACGGCCCGtagagaaagggagagggaaGCCGTTAAAGTCGCCTGCTCACCTGAGGAAG CTGATGCACAGGAGACTGGCACAGAAGCAAGTGAGGTTACTGATGAAA CTGACACAGAGGACTCTCCCCCTCATACACCTGTTGCAT CCCCTCATGGACCATCACTCCTCCCCCTTTTAA TGGATGGAAAGGACGGTGCTAATGGAGCTTCAGTCAAAA gTGCCCATCAAGACAACTACCAAGCCCTGTGGTTTGAGAAGTTAGATGACCCCGTATCCGGAGAGACCTTGCACGTCTACAAGGGGGGTTACTGGGAGGCGAAGGACCAAGGCAGCTGGGAAATTTGCCCCGACATCTTCTGA
- the osbp gene encoding oxysterol-binding protein 1 isoform X2 codes for MSEPKPPTPTPGDTYKGWLFKWTNYIKGYQRRWFVLSNGLLSYYRTQAEMGHTCRGTINLATANIAVEDSCNFVISNGGAQTYHLKASSEVERQRWITALELAKAKAVRMQAESDDSGDDCSTAPPTAGQGGGCRNSEIQSTLRTMGSKVEDLTTCNDLIVKHGSALQRSLSELEGIRVGGDMGEKIRQVTERATLFRITSNAMINACRDFLGMAQTHSKRWQKALMTERDQRIRLEETLEQLAKQHNHLERAFRGATVLPSSFSNPALGNKGGVSGKGDASDEDDDNEFFDAMEDPAEFITVPADPKYHRSGSNLSGFSSETGIDDQSVNFDELSLASNPESPQSLELEPVRQRRTHIPDKPNYYLNLWSIMKNCIGKELSKIPMPVNFNEPLSMLQRLSEDLEYYELLDKGAKCQSSLEQMCYVAAFTVSSYSTTVHRTGKPFNPLLGETFELDRLRECGYRSLCEQVSHHPPAAAHHAISEKGWTLRQEISLASKFRGKYLSIMPLGSIQCLFDKSDNHYSWKKVTTTVHNIIVGKLWIDQSGEIDVVNHKTGDRCHLKFAPYSYFSRDVPRKVTGVVTDKDGKAHYVLSGTWDEKMELSRVMQSSKGENGTEGKQRTVYQTLKAKEIWRKNPLPEGAENMYFFSTLALTLNEFEEGVAPTDSRRRPDQRLMEDGRWDEANAEKQRLEEKQRTARREREREAVKVACSPEEAVTEDSVNDSPLKTDAQETGTEASEVTDETDTEDSPPHTPVASPHGPSLLPLLMDGKDGANGASVKSAHQDNYQALWFEKLDDPVSGETLHVYKGGYWEAKDQGSWEICPDIF; via the exons ATGTCAGAGCCGAAGCCCCCGACTCCGACCCCTGGAGACACGTACAAGGGTTGGCTCTTCAAATGGACTAACTACATAAAAGGTTATCAGAGACGCTGGTTTGTTTTGAGCAATGGACTGCTGTCGTATTACAG GACCCAGGCAGAGATGGGTCACACATGCAGAGGCACCATCAACTTGGCCACGGCCAATATTGCTGTGGAGGACTCGTGCAATTTTGTCATTTCCAACGGCGGAGCGCAAACCTACCACCTGAAGGCCAGCTCAGAGGTGGAGCGACAGCGATGGATCACGGCGCTCGAGCTTGCCAAAGCAAAGGCTGTTCGCATGCAGGCCGAATCTG ATGACTCCGGTGACGATTGTTCCACAGCTCCACCCACCGCAGGACAGGGTGGGGGCTGCCGTAACTCAGAAATCCAGTCCACACTTCGAACAATGGGCAGCAAGGTGGAGGACCTCACCACCTGCAACGATCTCATTGTCAAGCATGGTTCTGCCCTTCAAAG GTCTTTGTCAGAACTGGAGGGGATTCGTGTTGGAGGCGACATGGGGGAGAAGATCAGACAAGTCACAGAGAGGGCCACACTGTTCCGAATCACCTCTAATGCCATGATCAAC GCATGTCGAGACTTCCTCGGCATGGCCCAGACCCACAGTAAGCGCTGGCAGAAGGCCTTAATGACCGAGAGAGACCAGAGGATACGGTTGGAGGAGACTCTGGAGCAGCTGGCTAAACAGCACAACCATTTGGAGCGAGCTTTCAGAGGAGCTACTGTTCTCCCCTCTTCATTCAGCAATCCCGCTTTAGGTAACAAAG GTGGTGTTTCAGGAAAGGGGGATGCCAGTGACGAGGATGATGACAATGAGTTCTTTGATGCTATGGAAGATCCAGCAGAGTTTATAACTGTCCCTGCTGACCCCAAGTATCACAG ATCTGGCAGTAATCTTAGTGGGTTCAGCAGTGAGACCGGGATTGACGatcagtctgtgaat TTTGATGAACTGTCTTTGGCATCTAATCCGGAGTCTCCTCAGTCTCTGGAGCTAGAGCCAGTTCGACAGAGACGGACTCATATTCCTGACAAGCCCAACTATTACCTCAATCTGTGGAGCATCATGAAGAATTGCATTGGAAAGGAGCTCTCAAAGATACCAATGCCT GTAAATTTCAATGAGCCCCTCTCCATGCTGCAACGTCTGTCCGAAGACCTGGAATACTACGAGCTGCTGGACAAGGGTGCTAAATGTCAGAGTTCTCTGGAGCAGATGTGTTACGTCGCCGCTTTCACGGTCTCCTCCTACTCTACGACTGTCCACCGCACAGGGAAACCCTTCAATCCACTGCTGGGAGAAACCTTTGAGCTCGACCGACTCAGAGAGTGTGGCTACCGCTCCCTGTGTGAGCAG GTGAGTCACCACccacctgctgcagctcatcatgccATCTCTGAGAAGGGTTGGACACTCAGACAGGAAATAAGTCTGGCCAGCAAGTTTAGAGGAAAATATCTCTCTATCATGCCCCTGG GTTCTatccagtgtttgtttgataagAGCGACAATCACTACTCTTGGAAAAAAGTAACTACAACAGTCCACAACATTATTGTGGGGAAACTGTGGATCGATCAG TCAGGGGAGATAGATGTGGTGAACCACAAGACAGGAGATCGCTGCCACCTCAAGTTTGCTCCCTACAGTTACTTCTCCAGAGATGTACCCAGAAAG GTAACCGGAGTAGTAACAGATAAGGATGGAAAGGCCCACTATGTGCTGTCAGGAACATGGGACGAGAAGATGGAGTTGTCTCGGGTAATGCAGAGCAGTAAAGGCGAGAACGGCACAGAGGGCAAACAGAGGACTGTGTATCAGACCCTCAAAGCCAAAGAAATCTggagaaagaacccattacc agagggagcagagaacATGTACTTCTTCTCCACACTGGCCTTGACTCTCAATGAATTTGAGGAGGGAGTGGCGCCAACAGACAGTCGTCGTCGCCCTGACCAGCGGTTAATGGAGGACGGCCGCTGGGACGAGGCTAACGCAGAGAAACAGAGGCTAGAAGAAAAACAGCGCACGGCCCGtagagaaagggagagggaaGCCGTTAAAGTCGCCTGCTCACCTGAGGAAG CTGTCACTGAGGATTCAGTCAATGACTCACCCTTGAAAA CTGATGCACAGGAGACTGGCACAGAAGCAAGTGAGGTTACTGATGAAA CTGACACAGAGGACTCTCCCCCTCATACACCTGTTGCAT CCCCTCATGGACCATCACTCCTCCCCCTTTTAA TGGATGGAAAGGACGGTGCTAATGGAGCTTCAGTCAAAA gTGCCCATCAAGACAACTACCAAGCCCTGTGGTTTGAGAAGTTAGATGACCCCGTATCCGGAGAGACCTTGCACGTCTACAAGGGGGGTTACTGGGAGGCGAAGGACCAAGGCAGCTGGGAAATTTGCCCCGACATCTTCTGA
- the osbp gene encoding oxysterol-binding protein 1 isoform X8, with product MSEPKPPTPTPGDTYKGWLFKWTNYIKGYQRRWFVLSNGLLSYYRTQAEMGHTCRGTINLATANIAVEDSCNFVISNGGAQTYHLKASSEVERQRWITALELAKAKAVRMQAESDDSGDDCSTAPPTAGQGGGCRNSEIQSTLRTMGSKVEDLTTCNDLIVKHGSALQRSLSELEGIRVGGDMGEKIRQVTERATLFRITSNAMINACRDFLGMAQTHSKRWQKALMTERDQRIRLEETLEQLAKQHNHLERAFRGATVLPSSFSNPALGNKGGVSGKGDASDEDDDNEFFDAMEDPAEFITVPADPKYHRRSGSNLSGFSSETGIDDQSVNFDELSLASNPESPQSLELEPVRQRRTHIPDKPNYYLNLWSIMKNCIGKELSKIPMPVNFNEPLSMLQRLSEDLEYYELLDKGAKCQSSLEQMCYVAAFTVSSYSTTVHRTGKPFNPLLGETFELDRLRECGYRSLCEQVSHHPPAAAHHAISEKGWTLRQEISLASKFRGKYLSIMPLGSIQCLFDKSDNHYSWKKVTTTVHNIIVGKLWIDQSGEIDVVNHKTGDRCHLKFAPYSYFSRDVPRKVTGVVTDKDGKAHYVLSGTWDEKMELSRVMQSSKGENGTEGKQRTVYQTLKAKEIWRKNPLPEGAENMYFFSTLALTLNEFEEGVAPTDSRRRPDQRLMEDGRWDEANAEKQRLEEKQRTARREREREAVKVACSPEEAPHGPSLLPLLMDGKDGANGASVKSAHQDNYQALWFEKLDDPVSGETLHVYKGGYWEAKDQGSWEICPDIF from the exons ATGTCAGAGCCGAAGCCCCCGACTCCGACCCCTGGAGACACGTACAAGGGTTGGCTCTTCAAATGGACTAACTACATAAAAGGTTATCAGAGACGCTGGTTTGTTTTGAGCAATGGACTGCTGTCGTATTACAG GACCCAGGCAGAGATGGGTCACACATGCAGAGGCACCATCAACTTGGCCACGGCCAATATTGCTGTGGAGGACTCGTGCAATTTTGTCATTTCCAACGGCGGAGCGCAAACCTACCACCTGAAGGCCAGCTCAGAGGTGGAGCGACAGCGATGGATCACGGCGCTCGAGCTTGCCAAAGCAAAGGCTGTTCGCATGCAGGCCGAATCTG ATGACTCCGGTGACGATTGTTCCACAGCTCCACCCACCGCAGGACAGGGTGGGGGCTGCCGTAACTCAGAAATCCAGTCCACACTTCGAACAATGGGCAGCAAGGTGGAGGACCTCACCACCTGCAACGATCTCATTGTCAAGCATGGTTCTGCCCTTCAAAG GTCTTTGTCAGAACTGGAGGGGATTCGTGTTGGAGGCGACATGGGGGAGAAGATCAGACAAGTCACAGAGAGGGCCACACTGTTCCGAATCACCTCTAATGCCATGATCAAC GCATGTCGAGACTTCCTCGGCATGGCCCAGACCCACAGTAAGCGCTGGCAGAAGGCCTTAATGACCGAGAGAGACCAGAGGATACGGTTGGAGGAGACTCTGGAGCAGCTGGCTAAACAGCACAACCATTTGGAGCGAGCTTTCAGAGGAGCTACTGTTCTCCCCTCTTCATTCAGCAATCCCGCTTTAGGTAACAAAG GTGGTGTTTCAGGAAAGGGGGATGCCAGTGACGAGGATGATGACAATGAGTTCTTTGATGCTATGGAAGATCCAGCAGAGTTTATAACTGTCCCTGCTGACCCCAAGTATCACAG AAGATCTGGCAGTAATCTTAGTGGGTTCAGCAGTGAGACCGGGATTGACGatcagtctgtgaat TTTGATGAACTGTCTTTGGCATCTAATCCGGAGTCTCCTCAGTCTCTGGAGCTAGAGCCAGTTCGACAGAGACGGACTCATATTCCTGACAAGCCCAACTATTACCTCAATCTGTGGAGCATCATGAAGAATTGCATTGGAAAGGAGCTCTCAAAGATACCAATGCCT GTAAATTTCAATGAGCCCCTCTCCATGCTGCAACGTCTGTCCGAAGACCTGGAATACTACGAGCTGCTGGACAAGGGTGCTAAATGTCAGAGTTCTCTGGAGCAGATGTGTTACGTCGCCGCTTTCACGGTCTCCTCCTACTCTACGACTGTCCACCGCACAGGGAAACCCTTCAATCCACTGCTGGGAGAAACCTTTGAGCTCGACCGACTCAGAGAGTGTGGCTACCGCTCCCTGTGTGAGCAG GTGAGTCACCACccacctgctgcagctcatcatgccATCTCTGAGAAGGGTTGGACACTCAGACAGGAAATAAGTCTGGCCAGCAAGTTTAGAGGAAAATATCTCTCTATCATGCCCCTGG GTTCTatccagtgtttgtttgataagAGCGACAATCACTACTCTTGGAAAAAAGTAACTACAACAGTCCACAACATTATTGTGGGGAAACTGTGGATCGATCAG TCAGGGGAGATAGATGTGGTGAACCACAAGACAGGAGATCGCTGCCACCTCAAGTTTGCTCCCTACAGTTACTTCTCCAGAGATGTACCCAGAAAG GTAACCGGAGTAGTAACAGATAAGGATGGAAAGGCCCACTATGTGCTGTCAGGAACATGGGACGAGAAGATGGAGTTGTCTCGGGTAATGCAGAGCAGTAAAGGCGAGAACGGCACAGAGGGCAAACAGAGGACTGTGTATCAGACCCTCAAAGCCAAAGAAATCTggagaaagaacccattacc agagggagcagagaacATGTACTTCTTCTCCACACTGGCCTTGACTCTCAATGAATTTGAGGAGGGAGTGGCGCCAACAGACAGTCGTCGTCGCCCTGACCAGCGGTTAATGGAGGACGGCCGCTGGGACGAGGCTAACGCAGAGAAACAGAGGCTAGAAGAAAAACAGCGCACGGCCCGtagagaaagggagagggaaGCCGTTAAAGTCGCCTGCTCACCTGAGGAAG CCCCTCATGGACCATCACTCCTCCCCCTTTTAA TGGATGGAAAGGACGGTGCTAATGGAGCTTCAGTCAAAA gTGCCCATCAAGACAACTACCAAGCCCTGTGGTTTGAGAAGTTAGATGACCCCGTATCCGGAGAGACCTTGCACGTCTACAAGGGGGGTTACTGGGAGGCGAAGGACCAAGGCAGCTGGGAAATTTGCCCCGACATCTTCTGA
- the osbp gene encoding oxysterol-binding protein 1 isoform X3 — MSEPKPPTPTPGDTYKGWLFKWTNYIKGYQRRWFVLSNGLLSYYRTQAEMGHTCRGTINLATANIAVEDSCNFVISNGGAQTYHLKASSEVERQRWITALELAKAKAVRMQAESDDSGDDCSTAPPTAGQGGGCRNSEIQSTLRTMGSKVEDLTTCNDLIVKHGSALQRSLSELEGIRVGGDMGEKIRQVTERATLFRITSNAMINACRDFLGMAQTHSKRWQKALMTERDQRIRLEETLEQLAKQHNHLERAFRGATVLPSSFSNPALGGVSGKGDASDEDDDNEFFDAMEDPAEFITVPADPKYHRRSGSNLSGFSSETGIDDQSVNFDELSLASNPESPQSLELEPVRQRRTHIPDKPNYYLNLWSIMKNCIGKELSKIPMPVNFNEPLSMLQRLSEDLEYYELLDKGAKCQSSLEQMCYVAAFTVSSYSTTVHRTGKPFNPLLGETFELDRLRECGYRSLCEQVSHHPPAAAHHAISEKGWTLRQEISLASKFRGKYLSIMPLGSIQCLFDKSDNHYSWKKVTTTVHNIIVGKLWIDQSGEIDVVNHKTGDRCHLKFAPYSYFSRDVPRKVTGVVTDKDGKAHYVLSGTWDEKMELSRVMQSSKGENGTEGKQRTVYQTLKAKEIWRKNPLPEGAENMYFFSTLALTLNEFEEGVAPTDSRRRPDQRLMEDGRWDEANAEKQRLEEKQRTARREREREAVKVACSPEEAVTEDSVNDSPLKTDAQETGTEASEVTDETDTEDSPPHTPVASPHGPSLLPLLMDGKDGANGASVKSAHQDNYQALWFEKLDDPVSGETLHVYKGGYWEAKDQGSWEICPDIF, encoded by the exons ATGTCAGAGCCGAAGCCCCCGACTCCGACCCCTGGAGACACGTACAAGGGTTGGCTCTTCAAATGGACTAACTACATAAAAGGTTATCAGAGACGCTGGTTTGTTTTGAGCAATGGACTGCTGTCGTATTACAG GACCCAGGCAGAGATGGGTCACACATGCAGAGGCACCATCAACTTGGCCACGGCCAATATTGCTGTGGAGGACTCGTGCAATTTTGTCATTTCCAACGGCGGAGCGCAAACCTACCACCTGAAGGCCAGCTCAGAGGTGGAGCGACAGCGATGGATCACGGCGCTCGAGCTTGCCAAAGCAAAGGCTGTTCGCATGCAGGCCGAATCTG ATGACTCCGGTGACGATTGTTCCACAGCTCCACCCACCGCAGGACAGGGTGGGGGCTGCCGTAACTCAGAAATCCAGTCCACACTTCGAACAATGGGCAGCAAGGTGGAGGACCTCACCACCTGCAACGATCTCATTGTCAAGCATGGTTCTGCCCTTCAAAG GTCTTTGTCAGAACTGGAGGGGATTCGTGTTGGAGGCGACATGGGGGAGAAGATCAGACAAGTCACAGAGAGGGCCACACTGTTCCGAATCACCTCTAATGCCATGATCAAC GCATGTCGAGACTTCCTCGGCATGGCCCAGACCCACAGTAAGCGCTGGCAGAAGGCCTTAATGACCGAGAGAGACCAGAGGATACGGTTGGAGGAGACTCTGGAGCAGCTGGCTAAACAGCACAACCATTTGGAGCGAGCTTTCAGAGGAGCTACTGTTCTCCCCTCTTCATTCAGCAATCCCGCTTTAG GTGGTGTTTCAGGAAAGGGGGATGCCAGTGACGAGGATGATGACAATGAGTTCTTTGATGCTATGGAAGATCCAGCAGAGTTTATAACTGTCCCTGCTGACCCCAAGTATCACAG AAGATCTGGCAGTAATCTTAGTGGGTTCAGCAGTGAGACCGGGATTGACGatcagtctgtgaat TTTGATGAACTGTCTTTGGCATCTAATCCGGAGTCTCCTCAGTCTCTGGAGCTAGAGCCAGTTCGACAGAGACGGACTCATATTCCTGACAAGCCCAACTATTACCTCAATCTGTGGAGCATCATGAAGAATTGCATTGGAAAGGAGCTCTCAAAGATACCAATGCCT GTAAATTTCAATGAGCCCCTCTCCATGCTGCAACGTCTGTCCGAAGACCTGGAATACTACGAGCTGCTGGACAAGGGTGCTAAATGTCAGAGTTCTCTGGAGCAGATGTGTTACGTCGCCGCTTTCACGGTCTCCTCCTACTCTACGACTGTCCACCGCACAGGGAAACCCTTCAATCCACTGCTGGGAGAAACCTTTGAGCTCGACCGACTCAGAGAGTGTGGCTACCGCTCCCTGTGTGAGCAG GTGAGTCACCACccacctgctgcagctcatcatgccATCTCTGAGAAGGGTTGGACACTCAGACAGGAAATAAGTCTGGCCAGCAAGTTTAGAGGAAAATATCTCTCTATCATGCCCCTGG GTTCTatccagtgtttgtttgataagAGCGACAATCACTACTCTTGGAAAAAAGTAACTACAACAGTCCACAACATTATTGTGGGGAAACTGTGGATCGATCAG TCAGGGGAGATAGATGTGGTGAACCACAAGACAGGAGATCGCTGCCACCTCAAGTTTGCTCCCTACAGTTACTTCTCCAGAGATGTACCCAGAAAG GTAACCGGAGTAGTAACAGATAAGGATGGAAAGGCCCACTATGTGCTGTCAGGAACATGGGACGAGAAGATGGAGTTGTCTCGGGTAATGCAGAGCAGTAAAGGCGAGAACGGCACAGAGGGCAAACAGAGGACTGTGTATCAGACCCTCAAAGCCAAAGAAATCTggagaaagaacccattacc agagggagcagagaacATGTACTTCTTCTCCACACTGGCCTTGACTCTCAATGAATTTGAGGAGGGAGTGGCGCCAACAGACAGTCGTCGTCGCCCTGACCAGCGGTTAATGGAGGACGGCCGCTGGGACGAGGCTAACGCAGAGAAACAGAGGCTAGAAGAAAAACAGCGCACGGCCCGtagagaaagggagagggaaGCCGTTAAAGTCGCCTGCTCACCTGAGGAAG CTGTCACTGAGGATTCAGTCAATGACTCACCCTTGAAAA CTGATGCACAGGAGACTGGCACAGAAGCAAGTGAGGTTACTGATGAAA CTGACACAGAGGACTCTCCCCCTCATACACCTGTTGCAT CCCCTCATGGACCATCACTCCTCCCCCTTTTAA TGGATGGAAAGGACGGTGCTAATGGAGCTTCAGTCAAAA gTGCCCATCAAGACAACTACCAAGCCCTGTGGTTTGAGAAGTTAGATGACCCCGTATCCGGAGAGACCTTGCACGTCTACAAGGGGGGTTACTGGGAGGCGAAGGACCAAGGCAGCTGGGAAATTTGCCCCGACATCTTCTGA